The proteins below are encoded in one region of Reichenbachiella sp. 5M10:
- a CDS encoding ATP-binding protein, which yields MEHSNRTDTQTKRKVWVLFLITGVITGCICFASYESFVGLTQSIDQLSQPDDRVELINETFQEIVEAENNIQSYILSGDPNMEKQYLLHSKYAKYKIHRLKNRLREDSVQYARVDSLETLFETKLLNLEAFLKIKNRRQQAVFTGEALDEIQRQLNDSTVTEQQLLRQEIFEGEFVPTERQQVQVVEDDYRGVKGFFRKMLGGDNSYLDTVMVHGEELQMSKVIRIDTSVVRGANADTTLREVKTILTEVLKKEKRIKRQMSAQELAMLRQDMAFIANIRSIIFALKQKEKQESKVSNELATQKAARSTMFIISIGFVGLLMSGAFLFLILKDITGAYFYRAQLEKEKIRAEKLAQAKEDFLSNMSHEIRTPLQSIKGFAELIGQTSMTDKQAKFLRAIRYSNDYLSELINDVLDQAKIESGMLEFEEEPFDMCGLIDELETVYGKACEAKGISLYADISGLGDWYLLGDSVKLKQVLINLLSNAIKFTKEGHVRLQVLAEQTGETMALTMTVTDTGTGISDEMQPVIFDQFTQEVNTESKNYRGTGLGLSIAKSLVEAMGGEISLTSELGKGSVFEVRLKLPFVEGGEEENDDMMKVPVGVKFAVRVMVVEDDDWNGTLLREVLLQHVDEVQVFQDAELALAYFDEYPTSMDLVFSDIKMVGMDGVEFLREIRKRNIHIPVIALTAHVQTDKLTELKSEGFDEVYSKPYETKDIQQILMGYFVPVDQEQVSETVTSISGEGVFDFSVIRRFAGDDEETFHRLLSSLLANNQRQLAEYEAYLNAQDTHQLGELCHQMKTTYDNLGLSSISESLASIELHEQLGQTDRIVSTATDLLPDLYSVFENLKKDLKSRFDIS from the coding sequence ATGGAGCATAGCAATCGAACCGATACTCAGACCAAGCGCAAAGTATGGGTCTTATTTTTAATCACGGGAGTGATCACGGGGTGTATCTGCTTTGCCAGCTACGAGAGTTTTGTGGGACTGACACAGTCGATCGATCAGTTGAGTCAGCCAGACGATCGTGTCGAGTTGATTAATGAGACGTTTCAGGAGATCGTGGAGGCAGAAAACAACATTCAATCCTATATACTCAGCGGTGACCCAAACATGGAGAAGCAATACTTGCTACATAGCAAGTATGCCAAATATAAAATACATCGGCTAAAAAACAGACTCAGGGAAGACAGTGTGCAATATGCTCGTGTGGATTCATTGGAAACGTTGTTTGAGACCAAGTTGCTAAACCTAGAGGCCTTTCTCAAAATCAAAAACAGAAGACAGCAAGCTGTTTTTACCGGCGAAGCATTGGATGAAATCCAGAGGCAGCTGAATGATTCGACGGTCACAGAGCAGCAGCTGCTGCGTCAGGAGATTTTTGAGGGGGAGTTTGTTCCGACGGAGCGTCAGCAGGTGCAAGTAGTGGAGGATGATTATCGTGGGGTCAAAGGGTTTTTTCGAAAAATGCTCGGTGGGGACAACTCATACCTCGATACTGTCATGGTCCATGGCGAGGAACTCCAAATGTCCAAGGTCATTCGGATAGACACCAGTGTGGTACGGGGAGCCAATGCCGACACGACTTTGAGAGAAGTAAAGACTATTCTCACCGAGGTGCTCAAGAAGGAGAAAAGAATAAAGCGGCAGATGTCTGCCCAGGAGTTGGCCATGCTGCGTCAAGACATGGCCTTCATTGCCAACATTCGGTCGATCATTTTTGCTTTGAAGCAAAAAGAAAAGCAAGAATCCAAGGTGAGCAATGAGCTAGCTACACAAAAGGCCGCTCGTTCTACGATGTTCATTATTTCGATTGGTTTTGTGGGGCTGCTTATGAGTGGAGCTTTTTTGTTTTTGATTCTCAAAGACATTACTGGGGCCTATTTTTATAGGGCTCAGCTAGAAAAGGAAAAAATCCGTGCGGAAAAATTGGCACAAGCCAAAGAGGACTTTCTTTCCAATATGAGTCACGAAATCCGGACCCCTTTGCAGAGTATCAAGGGCTTTGCAGAGCTTATCGGACAGACCTCTATGACCGATAAGCAAGCCAAGTTTTTGCGGGCCATTCGCTATTCGAATGACTACCTGTCTGAGCTCATCAATGATGTGCTCGATCAGGCCAAAATAGAGTCTGGTATGCTTGAGTTTGAGGAGGAGCCCTTTGATATGTGCGGACTCATCGACGAACTCGAAACGGTCTATGGCAAAGCTTGTGAGGCCAAGGGGATTTCGCTCTATGCCGATATCTCAGGCCTGGGTGATTGGTACTTGCTCGGCGACTCAGTCAAACTCAAACAAGTCTTGATTAATCTGCTGAGCAATGCCATCAAGTTTACCAAAGAGGGGCATGTCCGTCTGCAAGTACTGGCAGAGCAAACGGGTGAAACAATGGCACTGACCATGACGGTGACAGATACGGGCACGGGTATTTCTGATGAAATGCAACCGGTCATTTTTGACCAGTTTACCCAAGAGGTCAATACCGAATCCAAAAATTACCGAGGCACTGGGCTTGGGCTTTCGATCGCCAAGAGTTTGGTAGAGGCCATGGGAGGTGAGATTAGCTTGACGAGCGAATTGGGTAAAGGGTCGGTTTTTGAGGTGCGTTTGAAATTGCCATTTGTTGAGGGGGGCGAGGAGGAAAACGATGATATGATGAAAGTGCCCGTAGGAGTCAAGTTTGCCGTGAGAGTCATGGTGGTAGAGGATGACGACTGGAATGGTACCTTGCTGCGTGAAGTACTGTTGCAACATGTCGATGAGGTACAGGTTTTTCAAGACGCTGAGTTGGCTTTGGCTTATTTTGATGAGTATCCAACCTCGATGGATTTGGTGTTTTCGGACATCAAAATGGTAGGTATGGATGGAGTGGAGTTTTTGAGAGAAATCCGAAAGCGAAACATTCATATCCCTGTGATCGCCTTGACGGCACATGTCCAGACCGATAAGTTGACGGAGCTCAAATCGGAGGGGTTTGACGAGGTGTATAGCAAACCATATGAGACGAAGGATATCCAGCAGATACTTATGGGGTATTTTGTGCCAGTGGATCAAGAGCAGGTATCAGAAACGGTGACGAGTATTTCTGGTGAGGGAGTGTTTGATTTTTCGGTGATTCGTCGTTTTGCTGGAGACGATGAGGAGACTTTTCACCGCCTGCTGTCGTCACTGCTAGCAAACAACCAGCGGCAATTGGCTGAATATGAAGCATATCTCAACGCGCAAGATACGCATCAGCTCGGGGAGCTTTGCCACCAAATGAAGACGACTTATGATAATCTCGGACTATCGTCCATTAGTGAATCATTGGCGAGTATTGAACTC
- a CDS encoding MarR family winged helix-turn-helix transcriptional regulator, with protein MKIEQEIIASIRKIIRAVDIYSNRLKEQIGLNSSQLTCLNYLSEYGPRSISDLGKMLNLSPSMLTNIIDQLETRLMVERVRSDKDRRIIKIEMTKMGEEILSNSPMFLHKKLENNLSDLSPEERKKILDSLGLLITAIEAEDVDSSPILASGENVVGEPEITINQDGEFKPKHS; from the coding sequence GTGAAAATAGAACAAGAAATTATCGCCAGCATCAGAAAAATCATACGCGCAGTGGACATCTACTCCAATAGACTCAAGGAGCAAATCGGGCTCAATTCGTCGCAATTGACCTGTCTAAACTACTTGAGTGAGTACGGTCCGCGATCGATTTCTGATCTGGGCAAGATGCTGAACCTCTCGCCAAGCATGCTCACCAACATCATCGACCAACTCGAAACCAGACTAATGGTAGAGCGCGTACGCTCCGACAAGGACCGGCGAATCATCAAAATTGAAATGACTAAGATGGGAGAAGAAATACTTTCTAACTCTCCGATGTTTTTGCATAAAAAACTGGAAAACAACTTATCAGATCTTTCACCCGAAGAACGTAAAAAAATCCTCGACTCGCTAGGGCTGTTGATCACAGCGATCGAAGCAGAAGATGTGGACTCCAGTCCTATCTTGGCAAGTGGTGAAAATGTGGTAGGTGAACCAGAAATCACTATCAATCAAGACGGCGAGTTCAAGCCGAAACATTCATGA
- the ectA gene encoding diaminobutyrate acetyltransferase — MNLKIGKPQITDGKEIWKLIKRTGNLDLNSEYCYFMLADLYRDQCAIVTSPDHTGILGFASCLPRQGEGDTLFVWQICTDPQIQKQGMAKKMLHFILENQKEKIKYLQATISDDNQGSRALFASIAKSYQAEMHKTLYIDAQDFYDSHQSEYLYNIGILNY; from the coding sequence ATGAATTTAAAAATTGGGAAACCTCAAATTACAGATGGAAAAGAAATATGGAAACTCATTAAACGAACGGGCAATTTAGATCTCAACTCAGAGTACTGCTACTTTATGTTAGCAGATCTCTACCGAGACCAATGCGCGATCGTCACCTCGCCAGATCACACTGGCATACTAGGATTTGCATCATGCCTTCCCCGTCAGGGCGAAGGCGACACTCTCTTCGTTTGGCAAATATGTACCGACCCTCAAATTCAAAAACAGGGTATGGCCAAAAAGATGCTTCACTTCATCCTAGAAAATCAAAAGGAAAAGATAAAATACCTGCAAGCGACTATCTCAGATGACAATCAAGGCTCTCGCGCCTTGTTTGCCTCTATAGCCAAGTCCTATCAAGCCGAAATGCACAAGACTTTGTACATCGACGCACAGGACTTCTACGATAGCCATCAGTCTGAATACTTATATAACATTGGAATTTTGAACTATTAA
- the ectB gene encoding diaminobutyrate--2-oxoglutarate transaminase, whose amino-acid sequence MEQIRKHESKVRGYSRSFPTTFTTANGAIVHDDDHKQYIDFLAGAGALNYGHNNPFFKMKLMDYIDKNGITHGLDLATTAKEHFIQVFNKYILDPRELKYKMQFTGPTGTNTVEAAIKLAQIVTGRNNIITFTNAYHGHSKGALRLTANAHYRKGLENELNQFTTFLPYYGYVESGFDSADYLDQVLSDNGSGIDKPAAIILETIQGEGGVNVAPNEWLRKLRKITEKHGILMIIDDIQVGCGRTGKFFSFEEAGIYPDMVTLSKSLSGYGMPMSLLLIKPELDEWEPGQHTGTFRGNNLAFVTAAEAIIKYWKNDEFEMEIMEKSAKLFRILNEIQAQHTDVIKEVRGKGLIVALEFFDPETASAVTSAAFANGLIIETCGSGGNIIKFLPPLNIHHNYLNEGVKIFEEAVESITEGVLA is encoded by the coding sequence ATGGAACAGATTAGAAAACACGAATCGAAAGTAAGAGGATATAGCAGAAGCTTTCCTACGACATTTACGACCGCTAATGGTGCCATCGTCCATGACGATGACCACAAGCAATACATCGATTTCCTCGCTGGAGCTGGGGCGCTCAACTATGGGCACAACAACCCCTTCTTCAAAATGAAATTGATGGATTATATCGACAAAAACGGCATCACACACGGGCTGGATTTAGCTACTACCGCCAAGGAGCACTTCATCCAGGTATTCAACAAATACATTCTAGACCCACGTGAGCTCAAGTACAAAATGCAGTTCACAGGCCCCACAGGCACCAATACGGTAGAAGCGGCCATCAAACTCGCACAGATCGTCACTGGACGAAACAACATCATCACTTTTACCAATGCCTACCATGGCCACAGCAAAGGTGCTTTGAGATTGACGGCCAATGCACATTACCGCAAAGGGCTCGAAAATGAATTGAACCAATTCACAACTTTCCTCCCATACTACGGCTATGTCGAAAGTGGATTTGACAGTGCTGACTACCTCGACCAGGTCCTCAGCGACAATGGTAGCGGTATCGACAAACCTGCAGCGATCATTCTAGAGACGATCCAAGGAGAAGGAGGCGTCAATGTGGCTCCCAACGAATGGTTGAGAAAACTCCGAAAGATTACCGAAAAACACGGGATCCTGATGATCATCGATGACATCCAAGTAGGCTGTGGACGTACAGGCAAGTTTTTTAGCTTTGAAGAAGCCGGGATTTACCCTGACATGGTGACGCTTTCCAAGTCATTGAGTGGGTACGGTATGCCTATGTCTCTGCTCTTGATCAAGCCAGAATTGGACGAATGGGAACCAGGCCAACATACCGGTACTTTCCGAGGCAACAACCTCGCGTTTGTGACAGCAGCAGAAGCCATCATCAAATATTGGAAGAATGACGAATTCGAAATGGAAATCATGGAGAAATCTGCCAAGCTGTTCAGAATCTTGAACGAGATCCAAGCACAACACACCGACGTGATCAAAGAGGTAAGAGGCAAGGGGCTCATCGTGGCACTTGAGTTCTTCGACCCGGAGACAGCCAGTGCAGTCACTAGTGCGGCATTCGCCAACGGACTCATCATCGAGACTTGTGGCTCTGGAGGCAACATCATCAAATTCCTCCCTCCTCTGAATATTCACCACAACTACCTCAACGAAGGAGTTAAGATCTTCGAAGAAGCAGTCGAAAGTATAACGGAAGGAGTGCTAGCATGA
- a CDS encoding ectoine synthase translates to MIVRTREEVVASGNEVVSEGWTSRRYLLKKDQMGFSFHETIISKGAQLKMHYKNHLEAVFCVKGQGKITALATGESWDIQPGTMYALNENDKHILEGITEMTVMCVFNPPVTGQEKHNPDGSYSLVEEDTLSV, encoded by the coding sequence ATGATCGTAAGAACACGTGAAGAAGTGGTCGCCTCCGGCAATGAAGTCGTATCAGAAGGGTGGACCAGTAGAAGATACCTTTTGAAGAAAGATCAGATGGGCTTTTCGTTTCACGAGACCATCATCTCAAAAGGGGCCCAACTGAAAATGCATTACAAAAATCACTTGGAAGCCGTATTTTGTGTCAAAGGACAAGGGAAAATCACAGCACTCGCTACAGGCGAATCATGGGATATCCAACCTGGCACAATGTACGCTCTCAACGAAAATGACAAGCATATTCTCGAGGGCATCACCGAAATGACCGTCATGTGTGTATTCAACCCTCCTGTCACAGGACAGGAAAAACACAACCCAGACGGCAGTTATTCGCTCGTCGAAGAAGACACTCTCAGTGTCTGA
- the thpD gene encoding ectoine hydroxylase, with the protein MVIEDLYPSRTEPTAQWIDRQDPVVYAQGKPTDVLTQEQIESFDRDGFLIIDKVFSQSEIDEFNEEFERLGSDPILSAKEEFIKEPDSQIVRSIFAAHKFSDKYEALTNDPRIRAKVDYLLDDKTYIHQARINAKPGFKGKEFYWHSDFETWHVEDGMPRMRAISCLITMTENKSYNGSLMLMPGSHKKFVTCVGQTPDDHYKDSLRKQEYGVPDQESLQRYYDENGILVAECPPGSVILFDCNTMHGSNGNITPLPRRNIFFVFNAESNKLEEPFGGTKPRPDFIAHR; encoded by the coding sequence ATGGTAATAGAAGACTTGTATCCATCAAGAACAGAACCAACCGCCCAATGGATCGATCGACAAGACCCGGTCGTCTATGCCCAAGGCAAGCCAACTGATGTTCTCACCCAAGAACAAATCGAAAGCTTCGACCGAGATGGCTTTTTGATCATTGACAAGGTGTTTTCCCAATCAGAAATAGACGAGTTCAACGAAGAGTTCGAACGCCTAGGTAGCGACCCAATCCTGTCTGCCAAAGAAGAATTCATCAAGGAACCAGACAGCCAAATCGTCCGCTCGATCTTTGCTGCGCACAAGTTTAGTGACAAATATGAAGCCCTGACCAATGATCCCCGTATCCGCGCCAAGGTCGACTACCTCCTGGATGACAAAACCTACATCCATCAAGCACGCATCAATGCCAAGCCTGGATTCAAAGGCAAAGAATTTTACTGGCACTCGGACTTTGAAACCTGGCACGTAGAAGATGGCATGCCGCGTATGCGCGCCATCAGCTGCCTGATCACCATGACCGAAAACAAAAGTTACAACGGTTCGCTGATGCTCATGCCTGGCTCCCACAAAAAATTCGTCACCTGTGTCGGTCAGACACCTGACGACCACTACAAAGATTCGCTTCGCAAGCAAGAGTATGGGGTACCCGACCAAGAAAGCCTCCAGCGATACTATGACGAAAACGGAATCCTCGTAGCAGAATGCCCTCCAGGGTCAGTGATCCTATTCGATTGCAACACGATGCATGGCTCCAATGGCAACATCACCCCACTGCCACGCCGCAATATCTTTTTCGTCTTCAACGCCGAATCCAACAAGCTCGAAGAGCCCTTTGGGGGAACCAAGCCCCGACCAGATTTCATCGCGCACAGATAA
- a CDS encoding MarC family protein, with product MFNDAFYDSLGLMLFMLNPFLLIVYLIDLVEELDAKTFSIVLIRAGLISGCCYITFAILGNEIFDTLFKADFASFQIFGGIVFLITGIQYVFNGNKAIKKLRGAPQYVQGGIVMPIMVGPGTISASIIVGQRLDYPIAIAIIVTSLIVCIATVILLKYIYVAVKTKNEPLLLRYIDIIGRVAALLIGTFSIEMIMSGIRAWVAKF from the coding sequence ATGTTCAACGACGCCTTCTACGACTCCCTTGGTTTGATGCTCTTCATGCTCAACCCCTTTCTCCTGATCGTTTATTTGATTGATCTGGTCGAAGAGCTTGACGCAAAAACCTTCTCGATCGTCCTAATCCGCGCTGGACTCATCAGCGGGTGCTGCTACATCACTTTTGCAATCCTAGGCAATGAAATTTTTGATACCCTGTTCAAGGCGGATTTTGCCTCCTTCCAAATATTCGGAGGGATTGTCTTTTTGATCACAGGAATACAATACGTTTTCAACGGCAACAAAGCCATCAAAAAGCTCCGTGGCGCACCACAATACGTCCAGGGAGGAATCGTCATGCCTATCATGGTCGGTCCAGGCACCATCAGTGCCAGTATCATCGTCGGACAGCGCCTTGACTACCCCATAGCCATCGCGATCATCGTGACATCCCTCATCGTATGTATCGCCACAGTGATTCTACTCAAGTACATCTACGTGGCAGTCAAGACCAAAAACGAACCCCTGCTCCTACGCTACATCGACATCATTGGACGAGTCGCCGCACTGCTGATTGGTACATTCTCCATCGAGATGATCATGAGTGGTATCCGTGCTTGGGTGGCCAAATTTTAA
- a CDS encoding sodium/proline symporter, with the protein MIVVFALLLLFFAGIGVSSSLLKQKTTKDYLLAGQDVQPWLVALSAVATNNSGYMFIGMIGYTYMTGMQSIWLMVGWILGDFVGSILVYGKLRSMSEKYNILSFGSLIANHKGKVIPSIRLLSGVISFVFLSTYAAAQFSAGGKALAVTLEWEQWIGIVAGALLVVLYCFSGGIRASIWTDAAQSIVMFVAMGTLLWYAVEHMGGWSDTLDSLREVEEGYMCVFALDKSLSAALLVALGWLFAGFGVVGQPHIMVRYMTLDNPRNIRKVRSYYYAWFTGFYALAIGVGLLARVVLPGKGSFDPELALPMMSMQLLPDYLVGVMLAGIFAATISTADSLIISCTSSISNDIFPKFKHNYTASKIFTIVITLFAVGISLYGHSSVFEIVIYAWAVLGTVFGPVITLRMLGKSLNAQTTLTMMIVGGAVTLSWHFLGWGSIVYEMMPGIIAGFMAYAVGKQVWPER; encoded by the coding sequence ATGATTGTAGTTTTTGCGCTTTTATTGCTCTTTTTTGCCGGGATCGGCGTCTCTTCTTCTCTTCTCAAACAAAAAACCACGAAAGACTATTTGCTCGCGGGACAGGATGTGCAACCTTGGTTGGTTGCTCTATCTGCTGTCGCTACGAACAACAGCGGGTACATGTTCATCGGGATGATTGGCTATACTTATATGACAGGTATGCAATCGATTTGGCTGATGGTGGGTTGGATTTTGGGAGATTTTGTAGGCTCGATTTTGGTTTATGGCAAGCTGAGAAGCATGAGTGAGAAGTACAATATTCTAAGTTTTGGGAGTTTGATCGCTAATCACAAGGGGAAGGTGATTCCAAGCATTCGTTTGCTGAGTGGAGTGATCAGCTTTGTGTTTTTGAGTACTTATGCTGCGGCACAGTTTAGCGCAGGGGGCAAAGCTCTAGCGGTGACGCTGGAGTGGGAGCAATGGATAGGCATTGTCGCTGGTGCGTTGCTAGTGGTTCTGTATTGTTTTTCTGGAGGAATACGAGCTTCGATATGGACGGATGCAGCTCAGTCTATTGTGATGTTTGTCGCGATGGGTACGTTGCTGTGGTATGCTGTGGAGCATATGGGTGGGTGGTCAGACACCTTGGATTCTTTGCGTGAAGTAGAGGAGGGGTACATGTGTGTTTTTGCGTTGGATAAGAGTCTGTCTGCTGCACTATTGGTGGCGCTAGGTTGGTTGTTTGCTGGTTTTGGGGTGGTGGGGCAGCCTCATATCATGGTGCGCTACATGACGCTAGATAATCCGCGCAATATCAGGAAAGTACGGAGCTATTACTATGCCTGGTTCACGGGTTTTTATGCCTTGGCGATTGGTGTAGGGCTGTTGGCGCGTGTGGTCTTGCCTGGCAAAGGGAGTTTTGATCCAGAGTTGGCACTACCGATGATGTCCATGCAGCTGCTACCAGACTATCTGGTGGGAGTGATGCTTGCTGGTATTTTCGCAGCGACGATTTCTACTGCAGATTCTTTGATCATTAGTTGTACCTCTTCGATTTCCAATGATATTTTTCCGAAGTTCAAGCACAACTATACTGCGAGCAAGATTTTTACAATTGTGATTACGCTGTTTGCAGTTGGGATTTCACTCTATGGGCATTCGAGTGTGTTTGAAATTGTGATTTATGCTTGGGCCGTACTGGGGACGGTTTTTGGGCCAGTGATTACGCTACGCATGCTTGGCAAGTCTCTCAATGCACAGACGACACTGACCATGATGATTGTAGGTGGTGCGGTGACCCTGTCATGGCATTTCCTTGGTTGGGGCAGCATCGTGTATGAGATGATGCCTGGGATCATTGCGGGTTTTATGGCTTATGCCGTTGGCAAGCAAGTCTGGCCGGAGCGTTAA
- a CDS encoding DEAD/DEAH box helicase: MSFESLGLSDSILDAIIKKGYTTPSPIQEKAIPQILERNDVLASAQTGTGKTAGFTLPLLQILNQGEQPKNRPVRALILTPTRELAAQVYENVKEYSQFTDLRSTVIFGGVNANPQIKTLRRGVDVLVATPGRLLDLYNQKVFTLSKIEIFVLDEADRMLDMGFSRDINKIIQLLPSRRQNLMFSATFSKEIKRLAGGILHNPIAVEATPENTTAEKVIQRAYKVDKGQKPALTIKLIEEGDWNQVLIFTRTKHKANRLSEQLVKKGISSAAIHGNKSQGARTKALAGFKNGSIRVLVATDIAARGLDIPLLPHVINFELPNVPEDYVHRIGRTGRAGANGEAISLVSVDELEYFEGIEKLLGQKLPTDIVEGFEPTETAPPKTEKKPHSRGGGGGQKRSNKNPFRRRSNR, from the coding sequence ATGTCATTCGAATCATTAGGATTATCCGATAGCATCTTAGACGCTATCATCAAAAAAGGGTATACAACCCCATCTCCTATTCAGGAAAAAGCAATTCCTCAAATATTGGAGCGCAACGACGTGCTGGCTTCAGCACAGACCGGAACTGGCAAAACTGCTGGATTCACACTACCACTACTGCAGATCCTCAATCAAGGTGAGCAGCCCAAAAACAGGCCTGTACGAGCCTTGATACTCACACCGACTCGCGAACTCGCAGCACAAGTCTATGAAAACGTCAAGGAATACAGCCAGTTTACAGACCTACGGTCTACAGTGATTTTTGGAGGAGTCAATGCCAACCCACAAATCAAGACCCTCCGCAGGGGCGTGGACGTACTCGTCGCGACTCCTGGTAGACTACTGGATTTGTACAATCAAAAGGTGTTTACACTAAGTAAAATCGAAATTTTTGTCCTAGACGAAGCAGACCGCATGTTGGATATGGGCTTCTCTCGTGACATCAACAAGATCATTCAGCTCTTACCCTCCCGTAGACAAAACCTGATGTTTTCGGCGACTTTCTCCAAAGAAATCAAACGACTAGCCGGCGGCATCCTTCACAACCCCATAGCAGTAGAAGCTACTCCAGAAAATACGACGGCCGAAAAAGTCATCCAAAGAGCATACAAGGTAGACAAAGGACAGAAACCAGCACTCACGATCAAACTCATAGAAGAAGGAGACTGGAACCAAGTACTTATATTCACCCGTACCAAGCACAAAGCGAATCGCCTCAGCGAACAATTGGTCAAAAAAGGTATCAGCTCGGCAGCAATCCACGGCAACAAGAGCCAAGGCGCCCGTACCAAAGCGCTCGCCGGCTTCAAAAATGGGAGCATCCGTGTGCTCGTAGCGACAGACATAGCAGCCCGAGGACTAGATATTCCATTGCTGCCGCATGTGATCAACTTTGAGCTACCCAATGTACCCGAAGACTACGTACACCGTATAGGCCGTACAGGTAGAGCAGGTGCCAATGGCGAAGCTATCTCGCTAGTCAGTGTCGACGAACTCGAATATTTCGAGGGGATAGAAAAACTGTTGGGACAAAAACTCCCTACTGACATCGTCGAAGGGTTTGAGCCTACTGAGACGGCTCCACCAAAAACCGAAAAGAAACCGCACTCTCGTGGTGGTGGTGGCGGACAAAAACGCAGCAATAAAAACCCATTTAGACGAAGAAGTAACAGGTAA
- a CDS encoding RimK/LysX family protein, protein MITIGRKDKIDLPEFQLYDIDVKVDTGAYGSALHCHSTKIVLRDGVETLAFKILDPDHPEYEGQVYYTTKFNQKRVKSSNGELEHRYTIKTTMVLFGKVKVIEFSLTDRSNMKNPILLGRKFLSGKFLVDVKLKNLSFQKKNNIS, encoded by the coding sequence ATGATAACCATTGGGCGAAAGGATAAAATAGACCTACCTGAGTTTCAATTGTACGATATCGATGTGAAAGTAGACACGGGCGCCTATGGCTCAGCTCTCCACTGTCACAGCACCAAAATAGTCCTCCGCGATGGAGTGGAGACTTTGGCTTTCAAAATATTGGACCCTGATCATCCGGAGTATGAAGGACAGGTCTACTACACAACCAAGTTCAACCAAAAACGTGTCAAAAGCTCCAACGGTGAGCTCGAGCATCGCTATACAATCAAAACCACCATGGTACTCTTCGGCAAAGTGAAAGTCATTGAATTTTCGCTCACAGACCGCAGCAACATGAAAAACCCGATACTGCTTGGTAGAAAATTTCTCTCCGGCAAGTTCCTAGTGGACGTCAAATTAAAAAATTTATCTTTTCAGAAAAAAAACAACATATCATGA
- the rimK gene encoding 30S ribosomal protein S6--L-glutamate ligase, with amino-acid sequence MKIAVLSRNPNLYSTKRLVEAISERGHQALVLDHMKCDIIMDEKGPSVYYEGKVLNDIDAIIPRIGASVTFYGTAVVRQFEMMKVFSVVDSIAITRSRDKLRSLQILSSSGVGMPKTAFTNFNKKENKVLKHIGQAPVVIKLLEGTQGLGVVLAETNKAATSVIEAFESLKTRVILQEFIEEAGGADIRAFIVNGEVVGAMKRQGKEGEFRSNLHRGGEANVIKLSRAEKSTALKAAKSMGLAVAGVDMLQSKKGPLVLEVNSSPGLEGIEQATGVDIAGKIIEYIEKSKKKTVKKKVSA; translated from the coding sequence ATGAAAATTGCGGTATTGTCCCGAAACCCAAATCTCTATTCCACCAAACGACTCGTAGAGGCGATTTCGGAGCGGGGACACCAAGCACTCGTACTCGATCATATGAAGTGTGACATCATCATGGACGAAAAGGGACCCTCCGTGTACTACGAAGGAAAAGTCCTCAACGACATAGACGCGATCATCCCGCGAATTGGTGCTTCAGTGACCTTTTATGGTACTGCTGTAGTCAGACAATTCGAGATGATGAAGGTATTCAGTGTAGTAGATTCGATCGCCATCACCCGCTCTAGAGACAAGCTCCGCAGTTTACAGATCCTCTCCAGCTCAGGAGTAGGTATGCCCAAGACTGCCTTTACCAATTTCAACAAAAAAGAAAATAAAGTACTCAAGCATATCGGGCAAGCTCCTGTAGTGATCAAACTTCTCGAAGGAACACAAGGCCTGGGCGTCGTACTCGCAGAGACCAACAAGGCCGCCACCTCAGTCATCGAGGCATTCGAAAGCCTCAAAACCCGTGTCATCCTGCAAGAATTCATCGAAGAAGCGGGCGGAGCGGACATCCGTGCCTTCATCGTCAATGGAGAAGTCGTCGGAGCGATGAAGCGTCAGGGCAAAGAAGGAGAGTTTCGTTCCAACCTGCACCGTGGAGGAGAAGCCAATGTCATCAAGCTAAGCCGTGCCGAAAAATCTACAGCTCTCAAAGCAGCCAAAAGCATGGGGCTCGCTGTGGCAGGAGTCGACATGCTACAATCCAAAAAAGGACCCCTCGTCCTAGAGGTGAATTCCTCCCCAGGACTAGAAGGAATAGAACAAGCAACAGGAGTAGATATCGCTGGAAAAATCATAGAGTATATCGAAAAATCGAAAAAGAAAACCGTGAAAAAGAAAGTTAGCGCCTAA